The following nucleotide sequence is from bacterium.
GCCATGGTGCTGTTCGTGCCCTTCGGCCTGCTCGCGCGCGTGGTAGCTGGAACGCACGAGCGGTCCCGCCTCCACCCAGCCCAGGCCGAGGTCGCGGCCCGCGCGGGCGAGTTCGGCGAACTCCTCGGGAGCGTAGAAGCGCAGCACGGGGTGGTGGCG
It contains:
- a CDS encoding lipoyl synthase gives rise to the protein RHHPVLRFYAPEEFAELARAGRDLGLGWVEAGPLVRSSYHAREQAEGHEQHHGA